The genomic stretch TTTTGCTTTTTAAACTTCATTACCACAAGGGATACGAGCATTTGTGCCAATACCAATATGCCGATAGCGTTGGCCAACGGATAGGAATACTCAAAGTTTGTTGAGAGCACCAGCATAAGAACGGCAAGGAGTATTGCGAATCCTGTTACTTTGTTGACAATGTGCAACAATGGAATATTTTTCTTCAAGTTAAGAAAGGTGTCCCCGTATTTTCCAAAAAAGAGTAGGGAGGTCAGGGCGGTCAATAAAACGGCCCTGTCGGAGAGCCATCCTCCCTGGGGCGTAAAATATTGGTGGAAAAACCCATCCAAAGAGAATTGCATCAAGGCGATAAAGAGCACATAGAGCGCATAGTATATAAACGCCTTGTCCTTTAGGGCAAAAAAGAAGAACAGGTATATAATGCAGGCCAAGATCAAGATGCCGTAAAAGAAACCGTAAAACACCTGCTCTTTATAGGTTAGATTGAAAAAACTGGCCTCTTGGTAAAGTTTCATGGGAAGCATTACCACCTCTCCATCACTTTTTAGGTGTATGTATGCTTCTATTTTTTGACCGGGCCTGAGACCGATTTCAAATATGGACTTTCTGTGTTGGATGGTCTTTTTGGAAAAAGGAATTTTATCTCCGCTGTATTGCTTTTCCAATTGTCCGGTTTCATCAATTAGGAATAGATTTACAACATCTGTAATGGGTCGAGCGGTTTCTAAATAATACTGTTTGTACCGGTCTGTTGTGTTTTTCAAGCTGAAGTTCAGCCAATAGTTGTCATTGGAAAATCCCAGATTTTCCTTTAAACTGGAGAGCGGAACAAACTCCAAAGCGGGATTGTTTCTGATTTCCTCAAGGTTATATTCATTTTGTCCGGCCAATAACACTGATGTAATGGGGCGCAGTGAAACGGCCTCCGTGAAATTTTGCTCATCAAGGTTTTGGGCATTCGATACTATGGGAAATGCTAAGAAAAGAATCTTTAGCCAAAAGAACAATCTATGGGGAGTTGACTGGCGCATTAAGTAGGTATTAGTTTGATACCATCCTTTGGGAAGATGATATCAAGTTCGTTGGGTTTATTATATAACGCTTAAGGCCGTACCCTTAGTGTATTTGCCCGCTTGAGGGCGGAAACGATTAGACGTAATCATAAAAAACTTCGATGAACGGTTTTTTTGGGGTGTGCTCGCGTTCTTTTTGAGCTGATTATTGGTCAAGGTTTATTCCCAAAACTGCCATAATTTCTTCAAAACTCCCGGAACTGTTTGTGGACAGGTCGCTGTTTAAGGCAACATCAGCTGGAACCAAAACATAGCGGATACCAACTTTTTCCGGCTCGGATTGAAAAATATTTATGGTAATGGGCTGTCCATCAAAAAAGATTCTAAAGCCTTTAAAGGCTTGGGTTTGATAAGTTGCATTTTCCGGAAATTCACCATAGCTAAAATCGAGGTAATCGGAATTACCATAATATGAAGGTAGCGGCTTTGCATTTGAACCGATTTTGAAATACATCAGGGCAACGCCACCGTTTTCCATGAAAGTGCTTATATTTTCTACCGGGACATCAAAAATGGCATCACCTGTCTCTAGGTTTTTCCAAGTCCAAACAATGGGCATCCAATCCGATACAATCACGTTGGCATTACCGTCCTTGCCATCTTTTCCGGCAGGACCGGTTTCGCCATCTTCGCCATCTTCGCCCGAGCATGAAAGTAACAGGGTAACTAGACTTAATATGGCAATGTGCACGAATTTATTTACGTTAGGGCAAAAAGTTTTCATGGCGCATGTGTTTTTGATCAATTAAAAATAGGATAAGGTCTTCAGCTATTTTTACTCAATTGACGAATGCCCACTTTGGATTGACGAATGCATGCTTTGAAGCAGTTTGTGATCAATTTAGACCGTAACTATCAATAAGGTGCCCAATTTTTTATCGATTTTGATACCGACTGAAAGGAATGGATTGCTTTAGGGACTAAACGCAGAGTTGCATTTCAATATTTATATCATGAAAACGATTGCTTACCTTCTATTTTTAACAATAACTGTTTCGGGCGTTGCCCAATCCACAGACTATAATACCAAAAATGGTTTTGCCGCCCAGGGCTATGATGTGGTATCCTACTTTAATGAAATGCCGTTGGAAGGTAAAAAGGAGTTCTCAACCACTTTTGATGGGACCGATTTTAAATTTCACAGCTCGGAAAACTTGGAAAGGTTTAGATTGGACCCGACTGCTTATCTTCCAGAATATGGAGGCTACTGCGCCTATGCCGTAGCGGTAAACGGCAAAAAAGTAACCGTGGACCCGGAAACTTACGAGATCAGGGAGGGAAAACTCTATCTGTTCTATAACAAGGGAAAAAATAACACGTTGCAATTTTGGCTAAACGGGTCTCCAGAAGACCTAAAAACAATGGCCGATAAAAACTGGGAGAAGATAAAGAGTTGAATATTCTTTCTATCTTATACTCAAATTCATCAAGAAAAACCAAAATCAATAAGTAAACACTATGTTCAAATCCTCTCTGGATACTTTGGAGCAGTTTAAACAAGTGCTGTTGGAACTCCCCAAAGACTGTTATTCCAAACCATGCAGTATTCTTTCCAACGCCAGCATTGGCCAACATACACGGCACATTATCGAGCTTTACCTGTGTTTGATCAAAGGATACGAACTTTCCGATGTTTCTTACGACCGCAGGGAACGCAATTTAAAGATTGAAAAGGATTTAACGTTTGCCCTTGAACAATTGACCTACATACAAACCAACTTGGAAAAGGAAAACAAAAGCATTAAAATATGCTATGAACTGGCCGGTGAGGAAAATACGCTGGATTCCAATTATTTTAGGGAGGTCGTATATAACTTGGAGCATACGATCCATCATCAGGCATTGATCAAAGTGGGCATTAAGCACTTTTCTGCGCAAGAGATTCCCGAAACTTTTGGGGTGGCACCATCTACCATACAATACAGAAAGACATGTGCACAGTAAGTTTTATTTCCTCAGGTGGCAAGCGGTTAATTACCTCCAACCGCGATGAGCATGTTTCAAGGCCTTTGGCCTTGCAGCCACGGGAGGAGACCATCGGTTCGGTAAAGGTACTTTTCCCAAAGGACCCCAAAGCGGGCGGTACTTGGTTTGCCCTTAACGAAAACGGTTCGGTGGCAGTGCTCCTGAACGGAGGTTTTGTAAATCATATTCCTACGGGCGATTATGCTCGGAGCCGCGGCCTGGTGCTTTTGGATGTGATTGCATCCGAGCAACCTTATGATTTGCTTCAGGAGATGGAACTGATTAACATTGAGCCCTTTACTTTGGTTTTGTTCAATGGTGGTTTATTGGAATTTAGGTGGGATGGACATCAAAAATATTTTAGGCCATTGGATGCAACAGAAAACCATATCTGGTCCTCGGCCACCCTTTACAAAGATGAGGTGATTCAACATCGACGGAACCTTTTTCAAAAATTTTTGGATGCAAATACCCAAATAACCGCTAGTAGGGTGATTGATTTTCACTCCAATAATAATGATGATTTTGAAAACGGGTTTATCATTGACCGTGATTCCGGGCTAAAAACCTTTAGCGTGACCCAAGCCGTACTCGATGGGGAGGAAATTGTGATGCGCCACTTGGATTTGCTGAACGATAAATTTTTTGAAGTTCCCTTTTCACCTACACAGCTTACCCTGTAATTGCCATGGTTGCGCTAAAACTGATATGGCATCGAATCACTCATTGGGAATATTGGCCATTTTGGCTGCTCTATTACCCC from Flagellimonas oceani encodes the following:
- a CDS encoding YHS domain-containing (seleno)protein, translated to MKTIAYLLFLTITVSGVAQSTDYNTKNGFAAQGYDVVSYFNEMPLEGKKEFSTTFDGTDFKFHSSENLERFRLDPTAYLPEYGGYCAYAVAVNGKKVTVDPETYEIREGKLYLFYNKGKNNTLQFWLNGSPEDLKTMADKNWEKIKS
- a CDS encoding DinB family protein, giving the protein MFKSSLDTLEQFKQVLLELPKDCYSKPCSILSNASIGQHTRHIIELYLCLIKGYELSDVSYDRRERNLKIEKDLTFALEQLTYIQTNLEKENKSIKICYELAGEENTLDSNYFREVVYNLEHTIHHQALIKVGIKHFSAQEIPETFGVAPSTIQYRKTCAQ
- a CDS encoding NRDE family protein yields the protein MCTVSFISSGGKRLITSNRDEHVSRPLALQPREETIGSVKVLFPKDPKAGGTWFALNENGSVAVLLNGGFVNHIPTGDYARSRGLVLLDVIASEQPYDLLQEMELINIEPFTLVLFNGGLLEFRWDGHQKYFRPLDATENHIWSSATLYKDEVIQHRRNLFQKFLDANTQITASRVIDFHSNNNDDFENGFIIDRDSGLKTFSVTQAVLDGEEIVMRHLDLLNDKFFEVPFSPTQLTL